TCGAACAGTAATCTTCTGTGCAAAATCGATGTGTCcacaaatttcttaaaaaaaatcttctccatcagaTCATTTTATCCGCAGGTTACGTTGTTCCATAGTTTTGTTTGCCTTCTATTCTCTCCCCGATTTTTTCGCCAACTTGTTTTGCAGTGTAGGATTGCCACAAAAATGCTATTCCTCATGAAATGATAGCATTTTTCACTGGCCCTTTGCCAACCGTGCTTTccgtctgacatcgaaataaatcctTAAGTACACGATACATTCAAGAAAGAACATCGGATTGCTACATCTCTTAAACGCGTTTCGTTAATTATTTTATGAACAAGAGTAGATTTAAAAGAACTATCTTTATATAATTCTGTATCGTTCTCTCTGATAGTTTTGATGTAACTACATTTCATAGTAAGTTTCGGCTTATCCAGTTTTATAGATGTTCCCCACCTTTTCCTTTGCTATACGTTGTCGTGTATTTGACTACAAATTTATTGCAGTTACATAAAATTCGCTGACGATCACGACATAAAAGGGAAGTAAAATGGTATCAAATAATTGTCGTACTTACCCAGTACTTTGTCTCCATTAAAGAGCCCTTCCAAATGGACCTGTACGTGTTTCACATCAATAGAAACTTCAGTGTTGTAGAAGTACAGGTAAGGAGACCCGTTTTTCTTCACGAGCTGACCTTTCAGAACAACATCGCCGCTGCACTCAGCTGCAATAAAGGAGGTGTAAATTATAACTAAACAAACTAAACCATATtagcaaagataataattacaatgTCAACATATCGTTGAAAGGAACTTTATATAAATTAAAGTTCTTCACGATTTATTGGTGTTACGTTGTGGAAGTCTACTGaacaaatttttagttttttgtctTCGGTAAAATGAGTCactttataaatatttaaaaacttatcAGCTACCATCTTTGACGTATCTAGTGAATCTGTAAATGATTAAATAGAAGGAGACGAAGCTACCCTTTCCTTATCAATGACCGAAGGCATCGCCTTGTTGATGTTGCTGTCATCTCTTGTCCCTCTGCACCTGATTCAGCAGCTCGTAATTACTGGTGTTATCTCCGTTCAATACAGTTGGCTCGCTATATGAGGTGCTATGCCTCTCTCTTACTTTACTACTATGTTCTTTTTCTTAAAAGACGTTTGTTACGAAGTCCTTAAGTAATATTTGGGGTTCGTTTCTTCAGTATTCATATTCTGTTTGGTATCAAAGAACGTCCTTCGTTCTTTTAGTTTTCCCATTTGATTTTCCTTCAGCCAGTGGTGCTACTGTCGTTGTCCTCTATATCCACATCTCTACTGACacgtttctttttcctttcttgtttctttaGAGTCCATCGTTCAGAACATCTACTGAAACCCAGCAAGCAAATATTTCTGTAAATTAATTAATTCCACACGAAGGCAGTGTCCTTGTGGTTTGAGACCTTGGTACAAAGTCTGACAACAGCTCAAAGTACATCCAATTTCTAAGAACGCATCCATGCTTTCGAAATGTTTCTCATAATATGGACATCAGTGTTTCGAATTTCGTCAAGCTTTCACCGTGAATGTTTAGTCATTATGTTTTGGTTCCCCCATGTCACGAGTAAAACTAGTATTATTAGAAGGAACATCAATCATTTTTGTACAATAGTGCGATATTGTGCGTATGTGCTCGTGATACgagtaataacattagagaatattgTCGCGTCATATACGAGTACATTCGGCAGtggtagaaaaagtattgttcctGTCTGTTTGTGGAGCGCAAAAATTTGCATGCAGTGAACGTGAACTAACTCAACAGTTGTGTGCCCATCAGCTGGTGAAACATGTTATGTTAAGAAAGTACTTTAATCAGAAAAGTAACTTGGActtaaagaaacaacagaaagaccCTGGAAAACGACGGCTAAATCTTTTATGCTATGTGTCGCACAACGCCATCAAATTCTAACGACTACATCGCACAGAATACGATCTCAGATAAATTTCGTCTCATTTCACATAACAGTTTGTGAAACCGTAGCCTGCTGTCGACTTGTGTCAGTTCAGTAAATTGGTTTTAGCACTCTACTCACATTTACTTGACACCTTCGTGTTCAACACATGTTTCTAAATCGTTTAACATGACCATTTcagtctcaaaatatggaatatctTTGAAGTGACAGAGTTAAATTCCAGTGTTTGTTCTGTTGGTACTTGATGACTTTACGGCTTCAGTATCGACATACACTCATCCGAAACGGTAATGAGCTAGCGCTGTGTACTAAACATCTTTCTACAAATGTCATTTCTCTGTACTCCTCTGCCTCAGGAAGAGACTGCACGTAAAGAGTGTCCTACACATATACCAGGTCACATGCtgcaacaacctgacaacaggatCCTTGCCCTCTCACGTGCGCAGTATGTTATTTAAAGATCACTTCAGGGATACCAAATGCAAGGGTTGGTGAACTTAAGGGAAATGGGATGTTGGAAACTTACTTGCGTTCGCAGTTAGTGGTCCTCTTCCCTTCAGCGTGATCGACAACAGCTTGGCATcgacgtcgtagtcagcttcgaaGTACAGGCTGGGAATTTTTATCGCTGCGGAAAACTCGTGCTTCGGTATATCAGCTCTGTAAAATATTTGTACTATTTTAATGTCTTGCGTTTCAAAGACcatgaatgaaaatgaaaaagcctttaatttttatttatgggacACACATAAATATCTGGACCTTACATAGACAATGAATTGCTTAACTGCATTCATAAAGAAGTAATCTATGAGGTCGTCTCACAAGGAGTTTTTTACAGTGAAATTGCATTTATCTTTGTGTTTATCTTCGTTATGTTGATAATGTAAATGAAACTATTTGTGCCAAGACCAAAAAGATCTCTAGAAAGACTTTAAAGGGCTAAGACTATTATAGAAAGGACTCAGATACATATTCAAAATCTTCCCAGAGTGTATTAAATATCTTAGAGGTGATGCAGGGGTAATTTAGAAACGAATTAAATAACTTGTTGTTGGGCAACTTTCTGTAACCCTTTGGGAAAAAGTACGAGAGTATTATCAGAAACGTACAGTTTACAATTTAGCATTTGTGATGCCAGTTAAGGTTTCAACAATAAAGGATACTAGCTGAATGTGTCAAATTTGTACAGAACGTACGACTAGGAAAGCTATTAGACTGAAAACGCACGTGATGCTGGTGATAGTGAAGTGGCTGGCCCCGTGGATTCTGACGTTGGTGCCCACCGCTCGGATGTTCTGTCCCTGGTTGGGGCTGATGGTCAGCTGGGGGATGTACAGGGGCTCCAGTTTGGGCACGTCCAGCTCCGGGATCCCTGTAACACGCAGCCACACCCATCTCTTTTCTGTTgtcacttaaaactaactaaaataCAAAGAAATACTTCCAAATTACAGCTGCTTGCTTTGTGAGAAGCAGACAGCCGTTATAAATAGTTTCGCATTTtatgtacactgatcagtcagaacataatGACCATCGAACTACTGTCGATATAAATCACTCTAGGCGATAGCAGCGACCCCTgaagaggaatgactgctagtgagcgtgctgtccgtgtgtagaatggggaagacgcgcgatctgtctgagtttgaccgagggctcaTTGCGATGGCCAGGAAGCTCGGCACgaacattttggaaactgcacgacttgtcgggtgttcaatgGTGAGTGTCttaaacacgtggcgaaaccattaaagatgtcggacgtcgtaggctggacagactgctgaaacaggacaggcggcgaactgtggcggaactaacatagacttcaatgctgggcagagtacagtgCACAGAACATGCCtagcgatgggcctccgcagtcgaaGACCCAGGcgagtgccaatgttaacaccacgacatcggcaactatgactgaaatgggcacgtgaccatcggcactggacgctggcgcagtgcgttgcatggtccgatgaatcccgacaccttcttcatcacgccgatggaagagcgcgaatctgtcgtcttctagggaacagctccttgacacctgtactgcgggacgcccACAAACTGGCGGCAACTCCATTatgatctggggaacattcacatgggcatccacggATCagatggagctcgtgcaaggcaccatgacgggctAGGAGTATCGTCCATTGGTTGCAGACAACGTactccccttcatgacgatcacgttttccgacgacagtggcatttttcaataatataaataaagaacagataccatcttagtatatatatagttaaggcacaccggccacttgaccatcttcttcctctgtgcgaatgcacaaacagtgcccgaactcttacgggaatcggcaacgcgccgcgagtaatgagtataatgggtgggggtactacgaatgtagtgcgggacaatacgttgagactgtgggtttcgcgggaggcgtgccagagataaatccctgcagtcgtgatatgtgtcctcggcggctcagatggatagagcgtctgtcgtgcaagcaggagatcccgggttcgagtcccggtcggggcacacattttcatctgtccccgttgacgtgtgtgaacgcctgtaagcagctaagggtgatcatttcattgtaatttttcaataagataatgcgccttgtcacaaTGCCAGaagcgtgatggagtggttcgagtaaAAGACTGGCGAGTTCCTGTTAATGTGCTGCCTccacaactcgccagatctgaacccgaccgaaCACATCTGTGGTATTATTGAACGTgtcgtcagagttcatcgcccccttCCCCGCAATTCACAGGATTTAgatgacttgtatgtgcagatgtggtgccaactctctccagagacctaccaaggactcattgcttccatgccacgacgcgctgccgctgttatccgtgccagagttGGATATACCGGCTATTgggcaggtagtcataatgttctggatgatcagtgtacaaAAACCAATGGGCAAAAATTTATAACCTATTTTTCTGAAGCCAACGACAACTTCTGTTAGCAGACGAGACACCGCTCTCCGCACATGAAGTAACAAGACCTCCAATGCGAGGACGAGACACGTTGACCGCTATGTAAGCAGTGCGGGCGGGTAAACATGGGAAGTGTTTGCACCCGTAGTTCCCGCATTCTCTAGctaagcgcttctgaagaagagcccGTTAAATTTCCTCAGCAACTGACACATGGAAACCTGTTGCAGCTGTGTTACACGTGTTGCATAAAACTTTTTAACACGTCTAGATTCCTGCGATTGTTATGAAGTGACTGGTTACAACCGTTAAATTAGATCATCTTCAGGCGGTGCTATAGTTGTCGCAGTAGCTCGCCACATTTGTCTAATCAGAACTTGCCATACTGAAGTAAGGCTTGTGGTTTAAACTGGATGCGTTGTAACAATTATAGCGATCTTGGCGCACTATGCATTAAACTCACCTAGCGCTCTCCTAAAATTAGGTATGTTAAATATCTTGTGTTACAAGTGGTGTTCAATCGAGCGAAGAATCAGAGCATATGACCTAGTCGTAATCGGTCTAAAATTAGAAGAACGATTGGTTTCTAGACTGATTAGACGGTATACTGAAAATAAGTAAACTTTATCAAATAGCCCTGCAACTTTTCTGTAGTACATCAGTATTCTTCCTTTTCTAGACTTTAAGTGACACATGGGGCAGAGATCTGCTTCTCGGAGCCATTTCATTTCGCCGCAGTGCTTGACGATGATACAGTGAAACCGTTTATCGCATTCTTAGTTCCGTTTACAGTTCGCGTTCAATGATACACATGCTTATTGTGTACATTCTATAGTCACTGCACGAGCTCAAAAAATAATGTTAGTTTACGCTGAGATTTACTGGTTGTATCTTGAATTTTAAAGtctcaaaaaatttattttgtgctaTTCTTCGTCAAATTATTTAAAATACCGTAAGGATGTCATTTGTTGTAGCCAATTACCCTGGCCCTAGACATGACGAGAGACCCGATCTGTGGCCGACCTTCTGTAAACGAGGTTTCTGCCAGTCGAACCTACagcgtgattccgtgatgatgttacaaactttctggtATCACGGAGAagggtaaacgtatcaatttgaaGTAAAAGACGCTGGTTTGGAAACGACCGACTCGAAAGTTACAAACAaagatcgttctgatacctctgacagtggacccttcttctgcaagctctttgctttactTGTTTTGGAATGAGGTGTGTGgaccaaaaacagaaaaaatgtgaagTGAACACTGACTATAAAGTGTGTACCCAGAACACTTGTTCatatttgctactgtgaaacacatctcttctaccgaacaagtattcattttagagtccatgttcactacacattttttcttgttttggaccatattacatcctcccaaaatgtggaaagcaaagagcttgcagtataacAGGTCCGCTTTCAGAGGTACCAgaacaattttcatttatttatttctactcGGTCGTTTCTGGACGATGGTCCCTTGCCCCAGcttgatacatttaccctcctacatcatccctgaaagtctgtaacatcatcaaggaatcatcCTGCATATTTGATTGCTACAGACTTTCGACTGGTACGAATGTTCAGCTATTCCAAGAACCACGGATTTATTAAAACATACTCGCATACCTCAAACTGCAAAGTAATTCAATTATTTCTGCAATATTTGAAGATACTTTTTCAAGAATAAGAGGCAGCGGTTGTAAGGACTCGCGTAGTTCTACGGGGCCAGAGTAAAATTAGAGCAAGAACCGAAGCTCTGTTCACGTTTGAGATTTCGTACGCTACAAAATACTACTACGTCCGATAATTCTAACGTCAAGGGTCTGTCTCTGTTTATCAGATGACCATGTACGAACAGTAAGCCACTGTGAGTCACGAACACGTGCGATGCAGGGGTAATTTAGAAACTCCTAGCCTGTGGAGTACGGCAGCAGCTTGAAGGGCCTTAGCCGGCACACAGCAGCAGAACATAGGGAAGGCTGCCCTTGCAGTCAGTGTTACTTACCCTCCGCCAGCTTTGGCTTCAGCTTTTCCACTGCATTCTTGATGCAGTTGTTTATGTCTGGGTCATTCCTTTTGCAGACAGGGATGTAGCTGGCTgcaataaaaaagaacaaaaacattaTAAACGATACTTCATTCATTTTACAGTTAATAATATAACTCCCTCCTTGATTACTGTAAGTAACAGTGGTGTTGTTTCTAACTCTGTCACATACATAATCAGCCTTGCTAGTACACTTCGATAAAGATGTTAGTGCGCTACAGTATTTATAACTGTATTTGACGTTCTTCTCACTTTCCTCATTTTTTTCCGTGTTCATTTTAGAAGTATCCGAAAAGACCGCAACGCAACGTATCGGTTTATTGTATTGTCAGCCACAAAACTGCTCTCTAGCCTCACTTCAGATTCCAGTGGCTATGCAATTGCTTTAACTTTTTCGTTTCTTTTTAAAGTAACTTATTGCCTTTAGGGCACTATATCTGCCCATGGAAACTTACACGAGGTGGTctaattacaatatttatttatgttcaagaACTTTTTTTGTTCAGTTAAGTAAGTTTAATAACGTGTGTCTGAGAGTGGTACTTGAAACCGAGAGAAGGCTACAATTTGAGGAAATAAACCTTCCACAGCTACACCTATTCTAATACTCATTTTGCCACGGCCAGTTTCAAGGCTAAGGCTTCATTATCAGATGGCCTCGCTCGTTGGAACCAAAAAATAAGCTGCCATCGCGATATCTGGCGTTGCAGAAGTAAATCATACCTGACGCCATGCATTCATAtcttaatttttaattacttttatacttttattactatttttttaatttaatcccTAAATAAAGACTCAGAAGAACATCTCTAAAAGAAAGTGAAGATCACAAAAAAAGTGGTTAAGAAGTAATCTTGCGAATAGAAAGAATTTGAGATGAGGAGGAGGGTGTTAAACCCTGTCTGTTTCCCCGTTCAAATTCTGTTTGGGCAAATTTCGGAATTGTTCTTCTCAACAAAACCACAGCCAACTTCCTGACCGGTATCCGACCATCTCAGCTAGCGATCCATCGCCAACCACCTCGACGTCAACGACTCTACGTTTCCTATCCTGTTTTCTTGATTCAAGAAAATTATTCTCCTGGATTGGTATGAAAAATggttgacataagtaaataaattgtgAAAAGTTGGGTGGTTGCATCGATCTATTCCAACGAGGCAGTGAATATCCTATTTCAAACTACTATCGAAAGAGTTCATTTGTAACCGAAGTCATCTCCTTTTACTTATCGCACCTAAACATGATTATATAATGTGCACTAAAGATCCCTCATTTCGGTTCAGAACGTAGGAAATGTTCTCGAGAGAGTTAAGGAAGCTAAGTTGGCGACGCAGCTAAGTCCTGAGAGGCCCCTGACCTGGCGATTCCACGATCTTCCGGGTACCTGCGACTTCGTGACCCTGAGCGGGGGACTCCACGCCAGAGTGCTCTCGAGCCGCCTGACACCACTCGACTGTGCTGTGGAAAACAGCCGCTCTAGCTGCAACTTGGCGCCTCTCCCCCTCTCGACACTACTGCGCATAGGCAGGCCGAAGAGTTGGTTAGTTTCACGGGAAGCCTGTCTTTCACGAAAAAGAAAGACCGCTCTTCCTCCAACGAGATTTCTTGGTAGTTTATTTCAGAGAATGTCGATTGCAGTCATCATGTTGAGTGTCCTTTTCTGCTCTCGGAGAAAGAGGTGTGCCCTGTAGAATGAATAATGTGATTTCTTTGATGGTCTTCATGCAAATGTTTACTATGATTTGACATTTCGTTCGCATATTTTCTTGCTGTACATGTGTCTAAGGTGGTGTGTAACACAGGCTGACGAAAGCATTGATAGCAGCGGAACCTGGAAGTGGCATAATACCAAGCAACGTTAGAAAAATGTAATCAAGTTTGTTGTATACAAGCACGATTCTTCTTCGCTGCAGTATAAAATGCGTgcaatgttttctttttattttcagtgctttcGTTATTACCGTATCAGCTCACTACAGTTTCTTAGGCCATCATTCCCAGCTGAGAAATCCAAGGGCGTCTCGGCCCAGCCTCCGATTGAACTTAAGTATGCGTGAAGCTTATGTAGATTTTTTTGTTTATCCTGTAACGCTACAAAACTATAATACTGACTCGATGTATTAATAAATAGTAGTACTGCAAGACTATTTG
This genomic stretch from Schistocerca cancellata isolate TAMUIC-IGC-003103 chromosome 2, iqSchCanc2.1, whole genome shotgun sequence harbors:
- the LOC126161839 gene encoding protein takeout-like, encoding MAPVRVLLAFAAAVAVAVAGSIPSYIPVCKRNDPDINNCIKNAVEKLKPKLAEGIPELDVPKLEPLYIPQLTISPNQGQNIRAVGTNVRIHGASHFTITSITADIPKHEFSAAIKIPSLYFEADYDVDAKLLSITLKGRGPLTANATECSGDVVLKGQLVKKNGSPYLYFYNTEVSIDVKHVQVHLEGLFNGDKVLGEATNQALNENSGEFWPTIKPIAEQTIAEVLLGIANNITSHFTYDDLFPKN